Below is a window of Manis javanica isolate MJ-LG chromosome 2, MJ_LKY, whole genome shotgun sequence DNA.
CACATTTTTCCTCCAGGCCACCTACTTTGTAATAAAACACAGGGCCAGTTTTTATTTAGTggataaaaatgtgaaatagtaTTATAAGCTTCATATCACTATAATCTGGCATCATACAATGATGTCAAAGCTAATGATCCTAAGAATATGGTTTTTTATGAGTATCATacttaaatacttttaaagtatatttataatttatcacTTTTgcattctgattttaaaaattaacttatttgCAGAAATTCTTctcatagacaaaaatctcatggCATCATGAGATGATGGCATCAAAAACAAAACTGTTCTGAGTGGATGAAAAAGTTTAGCCATACTGGTGAATGTAGTTCCAATTAAAATGCTGACTAGATTGCTAGGCCTAATTTTGGAAGCTCTCATTACATTCAGGTAAAGATAAAGATTAAATGTACATAATAGTACTATCTTAACTCTTAACTGTAATGAAAAtagagttaaaaaacaaaattttgaaatgtatcatattaggatatatatatagataatattATAACTCAAGGAGGAAAGAACTCCATgagcattttatttatgtaacatCAAACTGCAATTTTTTGTGTATGCATACATTTTTACACAATAACTGTACCTAaatactttctttgctttttcattacTTATTTGTTACTAATATTATCTACTTGACTGAACCACATGAAATGCCACTTCTTAAAGTAAAAAATGGTCAGATAGCAGCAATTTCATATGATCcaacattcattttaggatattgcatttttttttttgagagggcatctctcatatttattgatcaaatggttgttaacaacaataaaattctgtataggggggtcaatgctcaatgcacaatcattaatccatctcaagcctaattctcgtcagtctccaatcttctgaagcataacgaacaagttcttacatggtgaacgaattcttacatagtgaataagttcttacatggtgaacagtgcaagggcattcatcacagaaactttcggttttgatcacgcattatgaactataaacaatcaggtcaaatatgaatattcgtttgatttttaaacttgatttatatgtggatcccacatttctccctttattattattattatttttatttttaataaaatgctgaagtggtaggtaaatgcaagataaaggtcgaaaacatagtttagtgctgtaagagggcaaatgtagatgatcaggtgtgtgcctatggactaagtattaatccgagctagacaagggcagcaaaacataggatattgcatttttatatatttccatttaagagaaaaatagtcaTCCACaattgtatgttttaaaagaaattagacgtgacttttaaaatacatactataTAGAGGGATCAACATTTTCCTTATAGGCCAAAGAAGCTCATGACATTTGTTTCCAAAAATAGTTCATTTTTAGAACAAGGGCATAGGACAAATGTCAGAATtgcatattaaacatttttaaagtaatagtttttatctgtttattgaaaaaaatggtAAGAGTACTACACTGATTTCTCCAGAAATTATGGCTTTGGCTGGAACAGAGCTAAATGTCATCGTAGCGTAGCTGGCAACTACATGTGGCCTTGAAGGGATGGCCTAATTCCTTTTGGAAAAATTTTCAGTGTGCTTGCTCCTGGCTGAATGTGACACAAATTTACTTATGAAATGCTGCACACACAatcctttattttaaagaaaagtgcaAAACATGGCCATGGAATTGTTTTTGCAAACCTAAAAAAAGAGGCAAGACTTTTCAAATTATCCTTTTACTAATCTTTTCAAATCTCAGTATTCTGCTGTTCTAGTGGTGTAAATATTTGGCTAGTTATTCCTTGCAAGCATACAATTCTAAGTCCACACAATTAGATGCTGTGCTGTATAAATACTGTATGTTAACTGTACTGTATAAATACTGCACAATAATCTTTACTTACACTCCTTAAAAGTGCCAAAATAACAGAATAAACCCATTCATCCTCCCTATTATCACCAATATTTGACTAGAGCCAAGTCagtgggaaagggaaagagaagacagTGATGACAAGAACAGCAATTTTTCTATGGCTTCCATAGAAATTCTGTATTTAATTCCATATTTAAATTCCATATTTAAATTCTGGAAAGAGTAATAATCTTAATTTTCTGGAATGTTTTCCACATAGCAATAATGAGGTAATAATTTTCCATCACCTAggacatagtaggtactcaacaaatgtttatacaATTAAATTCCCTGTGAAATTCCCCATGGAATTCAGTTTCCCACTGAAAAACAGCCATTAAGTTAGGATACTTCAGAGCCAATTACGGTGGGAAACCTCCCAGAAGATGTTTCATATTTATGGTGAAGGGTtagggttatttttttcttaaccacTATTTCCCAAGGTGTCCTTGTTTTGTAGCTGGTtggaatttcttcctttctgtcgaAGGTGTTCACGTGGTGATCATTCCGTCCTCTGAGATACAGGGTCGGCAGCAGCCCAGGTCTTTGAAATCTGGAAAATCGAGCGTCTGCGGTCACCCGGCCTCAAATCGTTTTAGGTTTGGATTGAAAAGGCACTAACTCTCGGGCTTGGGAGCAGGTGTGACAACCGGGTGGTGCTGAGCCAAAGGCAAAGGCAGGCTGAAGGCGGCGGGGAGGCAAGCGCCGACCTTCTCTGCCGCCGTCGCAGGGGCGAGCCAGCACCCCAGGGCGCAGCCTGGTCGCCGCAGGCGCGGGGCGGCTTCAGGCCGCAGCGCTGCTCTCGCCCGCGGCTGCCGGGCGCGCCCATTGTTCTCGCCGAGCCGAGCCGCGCGGCGGCGGCTCCCCCTCCCGCGTGCCCCGGGGAGCCCGGCCCGGCTCCCGCCGCAGCGTGCCCCCGCCCCTCGGGCTGACAGCGGATTCTCACCGCCCTGACTGCATAATTAATGTAAATGGAGCAGCCTCCGTGTCATGTGAGGGCTCTTCGGGTTTAGTTTTGTGCGACACTTACCCAGGAATATTAACTAGAGAGAAAGCAGCATCACAACAGGGGTGGAAAATCAGCTTGTCAGGGACTCATTCCAAATGCCACGGAAAGCGGAGCGACTTCAAGACTGTTTCATCAAGGTGATTGAGAACAAAAATAGAGCGAAGAAAATTCGGGCTTAAACTGGGCTCCTACACACCCATTGTTTATCTTTCTAGATTCTATATGAACAAGATTCCTAACACATCGTTATGCAAAACTCGGGACTTAAGGAAAAGTGTGCAAACGCACTTCGACAACCCACAGCCAGGAAGGAGGAGGCCCGGACCAAGAAAGACTTCTCCATGGGTCAGTGAGTTAATCCGTGAACCCACGGGAAATCGTGGGCGACGCCACACTTAACGGAAAGGCCGATGTCCCTGGGGATGCTCAAGGGCCCTTCAGTGAGGTGCCCGATTTGTATTACATTCAAACTATGTTAAGGGCATTTATTGTAATTGTGGTcactgattgtttttctttccataacctgccctgggagaaaatatttcaatgtCAAAGGATAAACTTGTGAAAGCACATTTTTACATCAAAAGCACAtatctttttaatgatttttacttAATATTCATAATCATTCAGAATATTCTGTTTGATATGTTATCTTTTCCAAAGGAGCAGAGAATGTGACTCCCCAAGTCTCATGTACCTGACCTAAATTAGCACAAAATCCAGCTATACTTTCTAACGTACTCAGTATATACTGGCCtactataaaacattttaatgaagaaTTTACATCTCAAATGTACACATTTAGTTACTTCAGTTCACCTTGACTTAAAGAAACAGCGTATTACAAATTTATGAACAAATATTCAGTTGCATTACGGttctaaatgtttttataaaatgataaaacttgcctaatatttagtttttatacaaattaggaaataaatacatcagaaaacagaacaaaataatcCTTCAACAAGAAAAGCCTATGTTGCAAATTTAACTCACAAGTGTGTTAGTTGTTGTTAAGgagcaaaaacaacagaaattggaATATCAAATCTTAACACCTCCCAAATAATGCCATCAAGTGAGAGTGTGTGTTTCTGCAAGGCATGCATGCCACCTCTCCTCTCATCCTGAATGTTCTTAAGGAATTCCTCCACACAAAAGGGTCAATTATAGACCACTGAATAACcttatatatttatctattaaaTGATTGAGAACTAAATCCACATGCATGTCTTTACTGGCTCAATTAAGGATATGTACAATAACTGAAAATAATACCTTTATCCATTCAATACACTACACAGCACAAGAGATCAAAATGGACATGCTGATCAAAAGGTTTTAGA
It encodes the following:
- the LOC140848074 gene encoding uncharacterized protein gives rise to the protein MTNLCSSRTEEWLQTMATSTGWNFFLSVEGVHVVIIPSSEIQGRQQPRSLKSGKSSVCGHPASNRFRRRGGKRRPSLPPSQGRASTPGRSLVAAGAGRLQAAALLSPAAAGRAHCSRRAEPRGGGSPSRVPRGARPGSRRSVPPPLGLTADSHRPDCIINVNGAASVSCEGSSGLVLCDTYPGILTREKAASQQGWKISLSGTHSKCHGKRSDFKTVSSRFYMNKIPNTSLCKTRDLRKSVQTHFDNPQPGRRRPGPRKTSPWVSELIREPTGNRGRRHT